TTCAAAGACGGCATATTGCTCATCCGGCACGCGTAAGGCGCTTAACTGTGTGGCCATTTTATTGGTGGCGATTTCACCTGCCTTGATGGTCTGCTGATACAGTCCAAAATCAAGAAAGCTGGTGCCTGATAATTCCGGCGCAATCAGCACATCGGATTTGCGCAAGTCCTTGATAGAGCGCTGCACGTTTTGCTCAGTCAGGATTTGCAGCATCTGCTTGGTGACGTCGATGGCGCTGTTAAGCTCATGCTCCTTCGCCAGTGGCGTGCCCACATTCACGGCAATGATGATATCCGCCCCCATGGCGCGTGCCAGTTCCACTGGCAAATTGCTGACCAGGCCACCATCAACAACCAGCTTCTGCTTGATACGCACAGGTGCAAACACACCCGGCAGGGCCAGCGAGGCACGCATGGTCATCAGCAGGGGGGTGTCATTCAATTCCACCATCTCGCCAGTCAGCAAATCAGAGGCAACAGACAGAAAGGGCAGGGCCAGCTGGTTGACTGGCTGGTCACGCATGCCTTCAGGCATCAGGCGTGTCAGGGCATTTTCCAGGGCGGCATTGCCGGCAGCTGCCGGGGGCAAAAATACGCCAGACTTGGTCACCGCAAATTCTATGCGCGAAGGCAGCATCAAGTCTTCTTCCTTGCGGCGGAAATCCAGGTCATAACGGGCGGGACGGTCGGCCAGCACGCTGTCCCAGTCAGTTTCCTTGACGATTTGCTCCAGTTCATCGGCTGAGCGCCCGGCAGCATAGGCACCACCAACGACGGCACCTATGCTGGTGCCAACCACCATATCCACAGGCACACGCATTTTGCGCAAGGCGCGCAATACGCCTATATGGGCAAAGCCACGCGCACCGCCGCCTGACAGTACCAGGGCGACTTTGGGACGGCTGGGTTGGCCATTGGCAGCAGGGCTGGAGTTTGTAGCGTCGCCGACGACTTGCGCCTGGCTGTCAAAGGTAAACAAGCTGGCTGCCAGGCAGGCAATGACCAACAGAACTCGGGACAATGACATGAACTGAAGCTTTCTGTAGAAATGTGGTGTACGGGTCTGTTGTTACAGACCGCAATCACCAGCATGTTTCGCAAAAGACCGCAGTATATACGTATCGCCTTGTCCAATGATGAGCAGTTTGCTAATTCAGTGTTTCCGGTTTGATCGTCGGGTTTAATTGCCCAGCTTGGTTATCTCGTTCAGTTATCCTCATTAACCAGTGCGGTCAGGATATGGTCGCGCCAGACGCCATTGATCTTGAGATAAGACTTGGCATAGCCTTCTTTTTCAAAGCCCAGACGCTCCAGCAAAGCGCCGCTGCGCTGGTTTTCCGGTACATAGTTGGCCATGACGCGATGCAGCCCCTGCTCTTGGAACATATAGGCTATGCCAGCCCGTACGGCTTCCTGCATATAACCCTGGCCTTGCTGCTGTTCTGCAATGGCATAACCCATGTGGCAGGCATGAAAAGCGCCGCGGACAATATTGCTGAAATTGCAGATGCCTATCATGGTCTGGTCCTGGCACACAGCAAAATGCATGACCAGTCCAGCGTCCATGAGACGGGAACTGGCCAGCAGTCTTTCTTCACATTTTTCCAGTGAGAAAAAATCTTCATCGCGGGCCGGTTCCCATGGTGCCAGGTGGGCACGGTTGAGCAGCAAATATTGCTGCATCATGGGGGCATGTTCGGGCATCAATACCCGTAATTGCAGACGCGCAGTCGCGATTGCTTCTTTATTCATAGTGCGAGGGATAAGATTATTGAGTGCTTGCCGCTTCATCGAGCATGGTCACGCCAGGCAGGTCGCAAGCCAGCACAGCCTTGCGTATCGCTTCAATCGCCGCCTGACGGGTAAAACTCTTGCGCCAGGCAATCACGACGCGACGGTCTGGTGCCGGTGCAGTGAAAGGCAGGTAGCGCAACATGCCATCTTTGGCATCCATGTCAGGTACCGACGCCATCGGCAATACCGTGATGCCTATGCCGGACGCCACCATGTGGCGTATGGTTTCCAGTGATGAACCTTCAAAGGTCCTGGCAATGCCGTCACCCGTTGTCGAGAAGCGCGACATTTCCGGGCAAACCTCCAGCACCTGATCGCGGAAGCAATGGCCATTACCCAGCAAGAGCATGGTTTCTGACTTCAATTCTTCGGCTGACACTTCATCGCGGCCTGCCCAGGCATGGTCTTTTGGCATGGCAACCACAAAAGGTTCGTCATACAGCGGCTGTATCATCATGCCCTGATCAGGCAGGGGCAGGGCCATGATGGCAGCATCAAGCTCACCCTGGCGCAGTAGCTCCATGAGCTTCACAGTGAAATTCTCTTGCAGCACCAAAGGCATCTGCGGCACCTGCTGTATCATGGTTTTCACCAGGGTAGGCAGCAGGTAGGGGCCTATCGTATAAATGACGCCAAGGCGGAAAGGGCCAGCCAGCGGGTCTTTGTTTTGTTTGGCGATTTCCTTGATGGCGGCGGTTTGTTCCAGCACACGTTCAGCCTGGGCAACAATCTGTGCACCTAGCGGGGTGGTGGATACCTCGGTGCCGCCACGTTCAAAAATAGTGACGCCCAGTTCATCTTCGAGTTTTTTGATGGCGACAGACAGCGTAGG
This is a stretch of genomic DNA from Undibacterium sp. KW1. It encodes these proteins:
- the rimJ gene encoding ribosomal protein S5-alanine N-acetyltransferase, which produces MNKEAIATARLQLRVLMPEHAPMMQQYLLLNRAHLAPWEPARDEDFFSLEKCEERLLASSRLMDAGLVMHFAVCQDQTMIGICNFSNIVRGAFHACHMGYAIAEQQQGQGYMQEAVRAGIAYMFQEQGLHRVMANYVPENQRSGALLERLGFEKEGYAKSYLKINGVWRDHILTALVNEDN
- a CDS encoding hydrogen peroxide-inducible genes activator, with product MTLTELKYIVAVARQKHFGHAAEACFVAQPTLSVAIKKLEDELGVTIFERGGTEVSTTPLGAQIVAQAERVLEQTAAIKEIAKQNKDPLAGPFRLGVIYTIGPYLLPTLVKTMIQQVPQMPLVLQENFTVKLMELLRQGELDAAIMALPLPDQGMMIQPLYDEPFVVAMPKDHAWAGRDEVSAEELKSETMLLLGNGHCFRDQVLEVCPEMSRFSTTGDGIARTFEGSSLETIRHMVASGIGITVLPMASVPDMDAKDGMLRYLPFTAPAPDRRVVIAWRKSFTRQAAIEAIRKAVLACDLPGVTMLDEAASTQ